A genome region from Gadus chalcogrammus isolate NIFS_2021 chromosome 5, NIFS_Gcha_1.0, whole genome shotgun sequence includes the following:
- the hhipl1 gene encoding HHIP-like protein 1 produces MRRYYGYIRGGSPLIILFLVTLRCTPVRLHPQCLDFKPPFRPQQELQFCSPYKEFGCCNYEKDQDLLTKFYRIMGNFDYHGYANCASYVQELLCQECSPYAAHLFDAEDASTPVRTIPGLCPDYCAQFWKKCSSALEYLSDDPHLAKVKADQALLCQYLQLGDGDYCYPDIVNNPQLSQNLGRVLSDGEGCLQMCLEEVANGLRNPLAMVHANDGTHRFFVAEQLGLVWAYLPDRSRLEVPFLNITKAVLTSSWEGDERGFLGLTFHPKYRFNGKLYVYYSVEVGFDERVRISEFRVSSHDMNLVDHGSERVLLEIDEPASNHNGGQVLFGDDGYLYIFTGDGGMAGDPFGKYGNSQNKSALLGKVLRIDVDDNERGPLYRIPPDNPFARHRDARPEVYAYGVRNMWRCSVDRGDPLTRQGKGRIFCGDVGQNKFEEVDIIEKGRNYGWRAREGFSCYDKKLCANSSLDDVLPIYAYPHKMGKSVTGGYVYRGCEHPNLNGIYMFGDFMSGRLMSLQEDQNTGHWNYHEVCMGMGLTCAFPGLINNYHQYIISFAEDEAGELYFMSTEIPSATSRSGVVYKVVDPSRRAAPGQCHYDPLPVRVKSKLIEFQPQETLTGLELPGHSQAELDPTVDWLQELIDELGQPELTTPPATTTSTRPPRPTKRKGRRRKAKHRAAAVPPPPADGAVRLAGEGHELGDRGRVEIYAGGEWGTVCDDLWTGWNAEVVCRQLGFRGALKAAKHSEFGQGWSLRILLDDVQCTGTEASLLDCKHAGLGAHNCDHHEDAGVVCGNSVESGV; encoded by the exons ATGCGGCGGTATTATGGTTATATCCGAGGGGGTTCCCCATTGATCATCTTATTTTTAGTGACTTTACGCTGCACACCTGTAAGGTTGCATCCACAATGTTTGGATTTTAAACCTCCCTTTCGACCACAACAAGAGCTCCAGTTTTGCTCACCGTACAAGGAGTTTGGCTGCTGTAACTATGAGAAAGACCAAGACCTCCTGACCAAGTTCTACCGGATAATGGGAAACTTTGATTACCATGGCTACGCTAACTGCGCCAGCTACGTCCAGGAGTTGCTGTGCCAG GAATGTTCACCGTATGCTGCTCACCTCTTCGATGCCGAGGACGCCAGCACTCCCGTCCGCACCATCCCAGGGCTCTGCCCAGACTACTGCGCACAGTTCTGGAAGAAGTGCAGCTCCGCTCTCGAGTACCTCTCCGACGACCCACACCTGGCCAAAGTAAAGGCCGACCAGGCCCTGCTGTGCCAGTACCTGCAGCTGGGCGACGGGGACTACTGCTACCCGGACATCGTGAACAACCCCCAGCTCAGCCAGAACCTGGGCCGCGTGCTCTCGGACGGGGAGGGCTGCCTGCAGATGTGTCTGGAAGAGGTGGCCAACGGCCTGCGCAACCCGCTGGCCATGGTGCACGCCAACGACGGCACGCACCGCTTCTTTGTGGCCGAGCAGCTGGGCCTGGTGTGGGCTTACCTCCCCGACCGCTCCAGGCTGGAGGTGCCCTTCCTGAACATCACCAAGGCCGTGCTCACGTCCTCGTGGGAGGGGGACGAGCGGGGCTTCCTGGGCCTGACCTTTCACCCCAAGTACAGGTTCAACGGGAAGCTGTATGTGTACTATTCGGTGGAGGTGGGCTTCGACGAGAGGGTCCGCATCAGTGAGTTCCGCGTGTCGTCCCACGACATGAACCTGGTGGACCATGGCTCGGagag AGTGCTGTTGGAGATCGACGAGCCCGCGTCCAATCACAATGGAGGACAGGTGCTGTTTGGGGATGACGGTTACCTCTACATATTCACAGGCGATGGGGGAATGGCCGGAGACCCCTTTGGGAAATATGGCAACTCACAGAACAA GTCAGCACTGCTGGGCAAAGTGCTCCGCATCGACGTGGACGACAACGAGAGGGGTCCGCTGTACCGCATCCCTCCGGACAACCCCTTCGCCCGGCACCGGGACGCCCGGCCCGAGGTGTACGCGTACGGCGTCCGCAACATGTGGCGCTGCTCTGTGGACCGGGGCGACCCGCTCACCCGGCAGGGCAAAGGACGCATCTTCTGCGGAGACGTGGGCCAGAACAAGTTCGAGGAGGTCGACATCATCGAGAAGGGCCGCAACTACGGCTGGAGGGCCAGGGAGGGCTTCTCCTGCTACGACAAGAAGCTGTGCGCCAACAGCTCGCTAG ACGACGTTCTTCCTATTTATGCATATCCTCACAAGATGGGCAAGTCTGTCACTGGAGGCTACGTCTACCGCGGCTGTGAACACCCCAACCTGAACGGGATATACATGTTCGGGGATTTCATGAGTGG GCGCTTGATGAGTCTGCAGGAGGACCAAAACACGGGCCACTGGAACTACCACGAGGTGTGCATGGGCATGGGCCTGACCTGCGCCTTCCCTGGACTCATCAACAACTATCACCAGTACATCATCTCCTTCGCCGAGGACGAAGCAG GCGAGCTGTATTTCATGTCCACGGAAATCCCGAGTGCAACGTCACGTTCCGGTGTTGTGTATAAGGTTGTGGATCCCTCTAG ACGAGCTGCCCCGGGACAGTGCCACTACGACCCTCTTCCTGTCCGAGTCAAAAGCAAGCTTATCGAGTTCCAACCGCAGGAAA CCCTCACTGGCCTGGAGCTCCCGGGGCACAGCCAGGCTGAGCTCGACCCCACCGTGGACTGGCTCCAGGAGCTCATCGACGAACTGGGACAACCGGAGCTCACCAcaccccccgccaccaccacgtCCACCCGCCCGCCAAGGCCCACCAAGCGGAAAGGCCGCCGCAGGAAGGCCAAGCATCGGGCGGCGGCGGTTCCCCCGCCCCCGGCCGACGGGGCGGTGAGGCTGGCGGGGGAGGGGCACGAGCTGGGCGACCGCGGCCGCGTGGAGATCTACGCCGGCGGCGAGTGGGGCACGGTGTGCGACGACCTGTGGACGGGCTGGAACGCCGAGGTGGTGTGCCGACAGCTGGGCTTCCGCGGCGCCCTGAAGGCGGCCAAGCACTCGGAGTTCGGCCAGGGCTGGAGCCTGCGCATACTGCTGGACGACGTGCAGTGCACCGGCACGGAGGCCAGTCTGCTGGACTGCAAGCACGCAGGGCTGGGGGCGCACAACTGTGACCACCACGAGGACGCAGGGGTGGTGTGTGGGAACTCGGTCGAATCGGGGGTGTAG